A single genomic interval of Spinacia oleracea cultivar Varoflay chromosome 6, BTI_SOV_V1, whole genome shotgun sequence harbors:
- the LOC130462503 gene encoding cysteine-rich receptor-like protein kinase 25 has product MAKILGKSSSQIISIFMLIILMMISKSTSAPNFLANTCSNNSQYHTNLNTLFRYLTTNATNPTGFHQAVSSNGNTTNEAVYGNFLCRGDQNISTCHDCVTTATTTDLPTTYCPNRKDAIIWYDECLVRYSNQSFFGTMNTKPSWIYWSANNITGNTTRFMELMSNVMNNVIAVRAATTGGSSWQKKFATDFVNYTSFQTIYGFGQCC; this is encoded by the coding sequence ATGGCTAAAATTTTAGGGAAATCATCTTCGCAAATCATCTCAATCTTTATGCTGATTATCTTAATGATGATTTCTAAGTCGACATCCGCTCCAAATTTTTTGGCAAACACTTGCTCAAACAATAGCCAATATCACACCAATCTCAACACCCTTTTCCGTTATCTCACCACCAACGCTACCAACCCCACCGGCTTCCATCAAGCGGTTTCTAGCAACGGAAACACCACAAACGAGGCTGTTTACGGCAACTTCCTCTGCCGTGGGGACCAGAATATTAGCACGTGCCACGACTGTGTGACCACCGCAACCACCACCGACCTCCCTACCACGTACTGTCCTAACCGAAAAGATGCAATTATTTGGTATGACGAATGTTTGGTAAGGTATTCCAATCAATCATTTTTCGGTACCATGAATACTAAACCGTCGTGGATTTATTGGAGTGCCAATAATATAACCGGAAACACGACACGATTCATGGAATTGATGAGCAACGTGATGAATAATGTGATTGCGGTTAGAGCTGCAACAACTGGAGGGTCGTCGTGGCAAAAGAAATTTGCGACGGATTTTGTGAATTATACGAGTTTTCAAACGATATATGGGTTTGGGCAGTGTTGTTGA